A single region of the Anomaloglossus baeobatrachus isolate aAnoBae1 chromosome 2, aAnoBae1.hap1, whole genome shotgun sequence genome encodes:
- the LOC142291737 gene encoding uncharacterized protein LOC142291737 → MQDIVVKQADKGGNVGIWPTVKYEAEAFRQLNNRDCYRKLDSNPSAIFKSELDNILKKACNDNIIPVGILEGLVNQFPIVPTIYFLPEVHKSLQDTLGRPIVSGVNSLCEPACRFLDYYLQPLMFDLPSYIRDSADLLVRIQDLHLDDDVIMMTADVESLYTSIAHSDGLRAVEFYLSTTSLESNLVFLLLTLLKCILTHNFFLFKGRYYLQQRGTAMGASCAPSYACLFLGYWERSIQYPDSDSGSVLLWVRYIDDVFMVWQGGQEELERFMCSLNVNNSNIKLTYNCSPSSIEFLDIRIMRGVDGSLVTDIFRKGTAVNSLLSAKSSHPPQVINSIPTGQFLRARRVCSDNVLFEGQAADLRRRFKSRHYSDRSIESGYERARHTPRDNLLKPSVRRSDQKVRFITAYHSQWREMNEVVARYWPILMSDGDLAKAISAWPSVTPRRSKTIKDMIVKSHYVPPPSTFLRLTRGPKWGSFACGDCGACPQMERSFTFHDASNTKSYKIVHTINCRTTFVVYWAKCPCGLIYVGLTSREFRVRVLKHIRDIKKAAKVETAEEIDALNNIPRHFWEKHSCNWRLLKFRGIDTVYFGTRGGDHRKVLAQKEVKWITTLETVKPQGLNDLVSFKPFL, encoded by the coding sequence ATGCAGGACATAGTGGTGAAacaggctgacaaggggggaaatgtaggTATTTGGCCAACTGTCAAGTATGAGGCCGAGGCCTTCAGACAGTTAAACAACCGTGACTGTTATCGGAAATTGGATAGTAATCCATCTGCAATTTTCAAATCTGAACTTGATAACATACTCAAAAAAGCTTGTAATGATAACATCATCCCCGTGGGTATCCTGGAGGGTCTTGTGAATCAATTTCCTATTGTACCAACTATATATTTTTTACCTGAAGTTCATAAGAGCCTCCAGGACACCTTGGGAAGACCGATAGTCTCGGGTGTTAATAGCCTGTGCGAACCCGCCTGTAGATTTTTGGATTATTATTTACAACCTTTGATGTTCGACTTACCCTCCTATATTCGGGACTCAGCTGACCTGTTGGTACGGATACAGGACTTACATTTGGATGATGACGTTATAATGATGACTGCTGACGTAGAGTCATTGTATACGTCTATTGCACACTCTGATGGGTTAAGGGCTGTAGAGTTTTATTTAAGCACTACCTCTCTAGAGAGTAATCTTGTTTTCCTCCTGCTCACCCTGCTGAAATGTATCCTCACCCACAACTTTTTCCTGTTCAAGGGGCGCTACTATCTCCAGCagaggggcactgctatgggggcgtcttgtgcgccctcgtatgcgtgcctcttcctggggtactgggagcgcTCCATTCAATATCCTGACAGTGATAGTGGTTCAGTCTTGTTGTGGGTGAGGTATATAGATGACGTGTTCATGGTTTGGCAGGGTGGACAGGAGGAATTAGAGCGGTTTATGTGCTCTCTGAATGTTAATAATTCTAACATAAAATTAACTTATAATTGCAGCCCTAGCTCAATAGAGTTTCTGGACATCAGAATAATGAGGGGAGTGGATGGCTCTCTCGTGACGGACATCTTTAGAAAAGGAACAGCAGTTAACTCCCTTCTTAGTGCAAAATCTTCTCATCCCCCACAAGTCATCAACTCCATACCAACAGGTCAGTTTTTGAGAGCCCGTAGGGTTTGTTCGGACAATGTCTTGTTTGAGGGCCAGGCGGCGGACCTTAGGAGGCGGTTTAAGTCCCGCCACTATAGTGATAGGTCGATTGAATCTGGCTATGAGAGGGCAAGACATACCCCGAGGGATAACCTCCTTAAACCGAGTGTAAGAAGATCGGATCAAAAAGTCAGATTTATTACGGCCTATCACTCTCAGTGGAGGGAAATGAATGAAGTTGTAGCACGCTATTGGCCTATACTTATGTCTGATGGTGATTTAGCAAAAGCCATTTCGGCTTGGCCATCAGTTACGCCACGTAGGTCCAAAACAATAAAGGACATGATAGTGAAGAGTCACTATGTCCCACCCCCCTCTACATTTCTGCGTCTGACAAGGGGACCCAAATGGGGTTCTTTTGCTTGTGGAGACTGTGGGGCCTGTCCCCAAATGGAGAGGTCCTTTACTTTCCATGATGCATCTAATACTAAGTCCTACAAGATTGTGCATACTATTAACTGCAGGACAACATTTGTTGTTTATTGGGCTAAGTGCCCTTGCGGATTAATATATGTAGGGTTGACCTCCCGGGAATTTAGAGTCAGGGTTCTCAAACACATTAGGGACATCAAAAAAGCTGCAAAAGTCGAAACAGCAGAAGAAATTGATGCCCTTAACAATATACCCAGGCACTTTTGGGAAAAGCACAGTTGCAATTGGCGTCTTCTTAAATTCAGAGGGATAGATACAGTCTATTTCGGTACGAGGGGAGGTGACCACAGAAAGGTACTGGcccagaaggaggtgaagtggattaCCACATTGGAGACCGTTAAGCCTCAGGGTCTAAATGATCTGGTGTCCTTTAAGCCCTTCCTGTGA